In Nitrospinota bacterium, the following are encoded in one genomic region:
- a CDS encoding alpha-amylase family glycosyl hydrolase, whose protein sequence is MTASSKKDKKSLNEESYHDIATAYNPEPDFTKPLFKIPPKARKKMLARLTFLYGKRKAKAWMPELERILKVHYAHKPEKLIEKEKDYDPKELFTERDLVLITYGDIIKSRKYAGLTTLHKFVKKYNRGAVNTLHILPFFPYSSDRGFAVVDYNQVDPNLGTWQDILEMDRDYKLMFDAVLNHCSSRSDMFKEFLNGNPAFKDFFIAYKSPHDLTPEQRSKIFRPRTSDILTRFETINGPKYVWTTFSEDQVDLNFRNPAVLMAILEGLLFYIRYGANLLRMDAVTYIWAEPGTESVHLPQTHEIVKLIRDVIDTVAPGIAIITETNVPHRLNVSYFGNGYDEAHMVYNFALPPLVLYTFYREDATALSKWASELKPPSKIATFFNMLDTHDGIGLMGVKGILSKEDIDFMIKKAKECGALINYKMKKDRTHEPYEINSTWWSAINDYKSNEDIDLQIKRALASRIISLVIQGVPGLYIHGILGTPNDHKLVKKTGVNRDINRGVIDPKAIEKELQDPKSKFSRIRRLASDVYLKRTRERAFHPHGRQKVLMVSPSVFTVFRTSPEGDQHILAMTNVTSKTCQIDIPLFRLNIKEKRWFDLVGEKEWKAENNKLSITLKPYDIICLKPLTEVKKGY, encoded by the coding sequence ATGACAGCTTCGTCAAAAAAAGATAAGAAATCTCTTAACGAAGAATCGTATCATGATATTGCAACCGCCTACAATCCAGAGCCGGATTTTACAAAGCCCCTTTTTAAGATTCCACCGAAGGCGCGCAAAAAGATGCTGGCGCGGCTGACTTTTCTCTATGGGAAAAGAAAAGCAAAGGCCTGGATGCCTGAGCTGGAACGTATCCTTAAAGTACATTATGCCCATAAGCCAGAGAAATTGATTGAAAAAGAAAAGGATTATGACCCTAAGGAGCTGTTTACGGAAAGGGATCTCGTTCTCATTACCTACGGCGATATTATAAAGAGTAGAAAGTATGCCGGCCTTACCACATTACATAAATTTGTTAAGAAATACAACCGGGGTGCCGTTAATACCCTCCATATCCTTCCCTTCTTCCCCTATTCCTCAGATAGGGGGTTTGCCGTTGTCGACTATAACCAGGTAGACCCGAACCTGGGGACCTGGCAGGATATCTTGGAGATGGATAGGGATTATAAGCTCATGTTTGACGCTGTTCTCAACCACTGTTCCTCCAGGAGTGATATGTTTAAGGAATTCTTAAACGGCAATCCGGCGTTTAAAGATTTTTTTATTGCCTATAAGTCCCCTCATGACCTGACTCCTGAGCAGAGAAGCAAAATCTTTCGCCCCCGAACATCGGACATCCTCACAAGATTCGAGACGATAAATGGTCCGAAGTATGTCTGGACCACATTCTCTGAGGATCAGGTCGACCTCAATTTCAGGAATCCAGCAGTCCTGATGGCAATTCTTGAAGGACTTCTTTTTTATATACGTTATGGAGCCAATCTTCTTCGTATGGACGCAGTGACCTATATATGGGCGGAACCGGGAACTGAGTCCGTGCATCTGCCACAAACCCATGAGATTGTTAAGCTTATTCGTGACGTGATAGATACGGTTGCACCAGGTATAGCCATCATCACAGAGACAAATGTTCCTCACAGGCTGAATGTTTCCTATTTTGGTAATGGCTATGATGAGGCGCACATGGTCTACAACTTTGCCCTGCCTCCCCTTGTCCTCTATACATTCTACAGAGAAGATGCCACAGCCCTCTCGAAATGGGCAAGTGAGCTCAAACCCCCCTCTAAGATTGCCACGTTCTTCAATATGCTGGACACCCACGATGGAATCGGACTCATGGGGGTCAAGGGAATCCTTTCTAAGGAGGATATCGATTTTATGATTAAAAAGGCCAAGGAGTGCGGTGCCTTAATCAATTATAAGATGAAGAAAGACCGAACCCATGAACCGTATGAAATCAACTCAACCTGGTGGAGCGCAATCAACGATTATAAAAGTAATGAAGATATTGATCTTCAGATCAAGCGCGCTCTTGCCTCAAGGATCATTTCCCTTGTGATTCAGGGTGTGCCGGGCCTGTATATTCATGGTATACTTGGGACCCCCAATGATCATAAACTCGTCAAGAAGACAGGAGTAAACCGCGATATCAACCGGGGGGTGATTGACCCTAAGGCCATTGAAAAGGAGCTGCAAGACCCCAAATCCAAGTTCTCTCGCATACGAAGACTCGCCAGCGATGTCTATCTCAAACGCACAAGAGAGCGCGCCTTTCATCCTCACGGCAGGCAAAAGGTCTTGATGGTATCTCCAAGTGTATTTACGGTTTTCAGAACATCACCCGAAGGCGACCAACACATCTTAGCCATGACCAATGTAACCAGCAAGACCTGCCAGATAGACATCCCCCTTTTCCGACTTAATATAAAAGAAAAGCGCTGGTTTGACCTTGTAGGGGAAAAAGAGTGGAAGGCCGAAAATAACAAATTATCTATTACCTTGAAGCCTTACGATATCATCTGTCTCAAGCCCCTGACAGAGGTAAAAAAGGGGTACTAA
- a CDS encoding acetate kinase, translated as MKILVINSGSSSIKYELFDMTHHKVMASGIAEKIGEETGILTHKIILENGEAVKKVKEGRIKDHQEGLNRIVDLLLNKEHGVIKDKSEISAVGHRVVHGGETFHSTTIIDDKVIAAIKENIPLAPLHNPPNLEGIEVAREIFPDSPQVAVFDTAFHQTIPKRAFLYAIPYELYKRDHVRRYGFHGTSHAYVAEKAAEYLGRPLNELGIITIHLGNGASMAAVKNGKCIDTSMGMTPLAGLIMGTRSGDIDPAIPFFMADHLGMSLKDIDKILNKDSGLKGICGTNDMREVIEKKNAGDERAKIALDVYTYRIKKYIGAYLAALECLDCIVFTAGIGENSSDIRELSCQGLEKMGIKIDLERNKKAGKEIREINTSDSNVKILVVPTNEELKIAQETKRVIENTK; from the coding sequence ATGAAAATACTCGTCATCAATTCTGGAAGTTCTTCTATTAAGTATGAGCTGTTCGATATGACGCATCATAAGGTAATGGCTTCAGGCATAGCCGAAAAGATCGGTGAAGAGACAGGTATTCTTACCCACAAGATAATCCTAGAAAATGGCGAAGCTGTAAAGAAGGTTAAAGAGGGTAGGATTAAAGATCACCAAGAGGGACTGAACAGGATTGTAGACCTTTTGTTAAACAAAGAACACGGTGTCATTAAAGATAAATCGGAAATTTCAGCTGTGGGCCACCGCGTGGTTCATGGGGGGGAGACCTTTCACTCGACAACAATTATCGATGATAAGGTTATTGCAGCCATTAAAGAGAATATCCCCCTGGCTCCTCTGCACAATCCTCCCAATTTGGAAGGAATTGAGGTCGCCAGAGAAATTTTTCCAGATTCGCCGCAGGTAGCTGTGTTTGATACTGCCTTTCATCAAACCATTCCCAAAAGGGCTTTTCTCTATGCCATTCCTTATGAGTTGTATAAAAGGGACCATGTGCGCCGATACGGTTTTCACGGGACATCTCATGCGTATGTTGCTGAAAAGGCAGCCGAGTATCTGGGCAGGCCCTTGAATGAACTGGGTATCATCACGATTCATCTGGGAAACGGCGCAAGCATGGCAGCAGTAAAGAACGGTAAGTGCATCGATACAAGCATGGGAATGACACCCCTCGCAGGACTCATTATGGGAACCCGCTCGGGTGACATCGACCCTGCAATCCCTTTCTTCATGGCAGACCATCTGGGTATGTCTCTCAAGGATATTGATAAAATTCTCAACAAAGACAGCGGGCTTAAGGGAATTTGCGGAACAAATGACATGCGTGAGGTGATAGAGAAAAAGAATGCAGGTGATGAGAGGGCAAAAATTGCTCTGGATGTTTACACCTACCGAATAAAAAAATATATCGGTGCTTATCTTGCAGCCCTGGAATGCCTTGATTGTATAGTTTTTACAGCAGGCATAGGAGAAAACTCTTCTGATATCCGCGAACTCTCCTGCCAGGGATTAGAGAAAATGGGAATCAAGATTGACCTGGAAAGAAACAAGAAAGCCGGAAAAGAGATTAGAGAAATCAACACCTCAGATAGTAATGTTAAAATCCTTGTTGTTCCGACAAATGAGGAGCTGAAGATTGCACAGGAGACAAAGAGGGTTATTGAAAATACCAAGTGA
- the pta gene encoding phosphate acetyltransferase produces MANNLFITATEARSGKSVICLGIMEMLLRKVDRVGFFRPLIEGEKNQKGLDHDINLISSRFKLGIPYEKMYGYTKAEAEDLISHGRKEEVLEGIIKKYDQLEEICDFILCLGTDFASSSAAFEFDINAEISKNLRCPVLLVANAYQKSKEDTLRSIEMALESLEEKGCLTIATIVNRTDTKEEKAIINFLKDKELTREQLIFTIPDEPFLDSPTIGEIADILNAEILRGEKELNRHAYCFSVAAMQLPNLLPRIERGSLVITPGDRADVIVGCLAAVSSRAMENIAGIVLTGGLKPEEAIWKIIKDIAKNVPILSTKQNTFPTARIVDNIHSKISPDDERKITQALAIFEKNIDVERLGEKIITTKTSTVTPMMFEYDLLQKARTNKQHIVLPEGEEERILRAAEILLSREIVDITLLGNEEQIKEKIAHLGLQLENAQIIDPTRSDFFDDYVKTYYELRKHKGITEDNAHDSMLSVIYFGTMMVYKGHADGMVSGSAHSTAATVRPALEIIKTKPGFSIVSSVFFMCLEDRVLVYGDCAVNPKPDAKQLAEIALSSAQTAKTFGIEPYVAMLSYSTGESGTGEDVDKVREATKIAKEMAAKTYPDLKIEGPIQYDAAVDPSVAKTKLPDSDVAGKATVFIFPDLNTGNNTYKAVQRSAKALAIGPVLQGLKHPVNDLSRGCTIPDIVNTVAITAIQAQSEKESL; encoded by the coding sequence ATGGCAAACAATCTCTTTATTACTGCCACTGAGGCCAGAAGTGGAAAATCGGTCATATGCCTGGGTATAATGGAGATGCTTCTGCGCAAGGTCGACAGGGTCGGCTTTTTCCGTCCACTTATTGAGGGGGAAAAGAATCAAAAAGGCCTTGATCATGATATCAATCTTATTTCATCACGTTTTAAACTAGGGATTCCCTATGAGAAGATGTATGGCTATACCAAAGCAGAGGCTGAGGATCTTATTTCTCATGGAAGGAAAGAGGAGGTTCTCGAAGGAATCATAAAGAAATATGACCAGCTGGAGGAGATATGCGATTTTATCTTATGTCTGGGTACTGACTTTGCCAGCTCCTCAGCTGCCTTTGAATTCGATATTAATGCTGAGATCAGCAAGAACCTCAGATGCCCGGTTTTACTCGTGGCTAATGCCTATCAAAAGAGCAAGGAAGACACACTGCGCTCCATTGAGATGGCCCTTGAATCCCTGGAAGAAAAGGGATGTCTCACAATTGCCACAATCGTTAACCGCACAGACACAAAAGAAGAAAAGGCCATTATTAATTTTCTGAAAGATAAGGAATTAACCAGAGAACAGTTGATCTTTACCATACCGGATGAGCCGTTTCTCGATAGCCCCACAATAGGCGAGATTGCCGATATTCTCAATGCTGAGATCCTTCGTGGAGAAAAAGAGCTGAACCGCCATGCGTATTGCTTTTCCGTGGCAGCTATGCAGTTGCCCAACCTTTTACCGAGGATAGAGAGGGGTTCGCTTGTCATTACACCCGGGGACAGGGCGGATGTCATTGTTGGCTGCCTGGCAGCAGTTTCATCCAGAGCCATGGAGAATATTGCAGGGATTGTTTTAACAGGCGGCTTGAAACCGGAGGAAGCGATATGGAAAATTATCAAAGATATTGCAAAAAATGTCCCCATTCTCAGTACCAAGCAAAACACCTTTCCCACTGCCAGGATTGTTGATAATATCCATTCTAAAATATCGCCGGATGATGAGCGCAAAATAACCCAGGCCCTGGCGATTTTTGAAAAGAACATTGATGTAGAAAGGCTTGGAGAAAAAATCATTACCACCAAGACCTCCACAGTAACCCCCATGATGTTCGAATACGATCTCCTGCAAAAGGCAAGAACAAACAAGCAGCATATTGTCTTACCCGAGGGAGAGGAGGAAAGGATACTGCGCGCCGCTGAAATACTACTCAGTCGAGAGATTGTGGATATCACCCTTCTTGGAAATGAAGAGCAGATAAAAGAGAAGATTGCACATCTGGGGCTCCAATTGGAAAACGCTCAGATCATTGACCCTACAAGGTCCGATTTTTTTGATGATTATGTCAAGACCTATTATGAATTGAGAAAACACAAAGGTATCACCGAGGACAATGCTCATGATAGTATGTTGAGTGTAATCTATTTTGGAACCATGATGGTCTATAAGGGACATGCTGATGGCATGGTCTCCGGCTCGGCTCACAGCACGGCTGCCACAGTTCGCCCGGCCCTTGAGATCATCAAGACCAAGCCCGGTTTTTCCATTGTCTCGAGTGTATTCTTTATGTGTCTGGAGGACAGGGTACTTGTTTACGGGGACTGTGCTGTGAATCCCAAACCAGATGCAAAGCAGTTGGCTGAAATTGCTCTCAGCTCGGCACAGACCGCAAAGACCTTTGGCATTGAGCCTTATGTGGCCATGCTCTCCTATTCAACAGGGGAATCAGGTACGGGAGAGGATGTGGACAAGGTCCGGGAAGCCACAAAAATCGCTAAAGAGATGGCGGCAAAAACTTATCCTGACCTGAAGATTGAGGGGCCTATACAGTATGATGCTGCGGTTGACCCTTCCGTAGCCAAAACAAAGCTCCCAGACAGCGACGTCGCAGGGAAAGCAACCGTATTTATCTTTCCTGATCTGAACACAGGAAACAACACATATAAGGCAGTTCAAAGGTCAGCCAAGGCCCTGGCCATTGGCCCTGTGCTTCAGGGGCTCAAACACCCTGTAAATGATTTGAGCCGTGGGTGTACGATTCCGGATATCGTCAATACCGTAGCGATTACGGCAATTCAAGCACAATCTGAAAAGGAATCTTTATGA
- the pgi gene encoding glucose-6-phosphate isomerase, with product MLNRANLTETKAWKRLREHFRKTKKIHMKTLFAEDPDRFKKFSIRFNNILIDYSKNIITEKTLSLLIKLAEEIDLKDAIEKMFTGDKINETENRAVLHTALRNREDTPVYVDGKDVMPEVNAVLEKMKEFSSKVISGKWKGFTHKKIRDIVNIGIGGSDLGPVMVTECLKPYAKKGLSVHFVSNVDGTHIAETLKKLNPETTLFMIASKTFTTQETMTNAFSARDWFLEYAKDKKHISKHFVAISTNKEKVEEFGIDRNNMFVFWDWVGGRYSLWSAIGLSVACYIGFENFTDLLQGAFEMDKHFRDAPFEKNIPVILGLIGIWYNNFFGAQTEVILPYDQYMHRFPAYFQQGNMESNGKSVDRSGEKVNYETGPIIWGEPGTNGQHAFYQLIHQGTKLIPADFLAPAISHNPIGEHHNILLSNFFAQTEALLNGKTKEEVIKELKKEGKSGDEIQKLYPYKIFEGNRPTNSILFKKLTPRILGSLIAMYEHKIFVQGVIWNIFSFDQWGVELGKQLAKKILPELKDNKPISSHDSSTNGLINAFKEMRS from the coding sequence ATGCTAAACAGAGCAAACCTGACTGAAACAAAGGCCTGGAAGAGGCTTAGGGAGCATTTCAGAAAGACAAAAAAGATCCATATGAAGACCCTCTTTGCAGAGGATCCCGATAGATTTAAAAAATTTTCCATTCGGTTCAATAACATACTTATCGATTATTCCAAAAATATCATAACAGAGAAAACATTAAGCCTCTTAATCAAATTAGCTGAAGAGATTGACCTGAAAGATGCTATTGAAAAGATGTTTACAGGCGATAAAATCAATGAGACGGAAAACAGGGCTGTTCTCCACACAGCCTTAAGAAACAGGGAGGACACACCTGTTTATGTTGATGGTAAGGACGTCATGCCAGAGGTCAATGCGGTTTTAGAAAAAATGAAAGAATTTTCGTCCAAGGTCATTTCAGGAAAATGGAAGGGTTTTACACATAAAAAGATCAGAGATATCGTCAATATTGGGATTGGTGGGTCGGATTTGGGTCCGGTGATGGTTACTGAATGTCTCAAGCCCTATGCAAAAAAAGGCTTATCGGTTCATTTTGTTTCGAATGTTGACGGAACCCATATTGCAGAGACCCTGAAAAAATTAAACCCGGAGACCACTCTGTTCATGATTGCTTCAAAAACCTTTACGACTCAGGAAACCATGACTAATGCCTTTTCCGCAAGGGATTGGTTTTTGGAATATGCAAAAGATAAAAAACATATTTCAAAACACTTTGTGGCGATTTCTACAAATAAGGAAAAGGTCGAGGAGTTTGGCATTGATAGAAATAACATGTTTGTGTTCTGGGACTGGGTCGGGGGACGCTATTCTCTCTGGTCGGCAATCGGCCTATCCGTAGCTTGTTATATCGGATTTGAAAATTTTACTGATTTATTACAAGGCGCATTTGAAATGGATAAGCATTTCAGAGATGCTCCTTTTGAAAAAAATATCCCTGTAATCTTGGGATTAATTGGAATCTGGTACAACAACTTCTTTGGTGCTCAAACAGAGGTCATTTTGCCCTATGACCAATACATGCATCGATTCCCGGCATACTTTCAGCAGGGGAATATGGAAAGCAATGGAAAGTCTGTTGATAGAAGTGGCGAAAAAGTAAATTATGAGACAGGCCCGATTATCTGGGGAGAACCGGGAACCAACGGCCAGCATGCCTTTTATCAGCTCATTCATCAGGGGACAAAACTGATTCCAGCAGACTTTCTGGCTCCGGCAATCAGCCACAATCCGATCGGTGAACATCATAATATACTGTTATCAAACTTTTTCGCGCAGACAGAAGCCCTCCTCAACGGAAAAACCAAAGAAGAGGTTATCAAAGAGCTGAAAAAAGAGGGGAAAAGCGGTGATGAGATTCAAAAATTATATCCTTATAAGATTTTTGAAGGGAACAGACCAACAAATTCAATCCTGTTTAAGAAATTGACTCCAAGAATTTTGGGAAGTTTAATTGCCATGTATGAGCATAAGATTTTCGTCCAGGGGGTTATCTGGAATATCTTCAGCTTTGACCAGTGGGGAGTGGAACTCGGTAAACAACTGGCAAAGAAGATATTGCCAGAATTAAAGGATAACAAACCAATTAGTTCCCACGATTCTTCTACAAATGGACTCATCAATGCTTTTAAAGAGATGAGATCATAG
- a CDS encoding response regulator transcription factor, with the protein MKKRKVILADSHQNMLEGIRGLLEIMFDTVVMVADENSMFEAIENIKPDLMVVDLSLPVSGESNIVVKIKSCYPDLKFIVLSVHDESAIAKEMISSGASGFVLKRSIAFDLIPAIKKIMQGQTYISPSVKSHS; encoded by the coding sequence GTGAAGAAAAGAAAAGTCATTCTCGCTGATAGCCACCAAAACATGCTCGAAGGAATTCGAGGTTTGCTTGAAATTATGTTCGATACAGTTGTGATGGTCGCTGATGAAAATTCCATGTTTGAGGCCATTGAAAATATCAAGCCTGACCTTATGGTTGTTGACCTTTCTTTACCGGTTTCTGGTGAATCCAATATTGTCGTTAAAATAAAGAGTTGCTATCCTGATCTTAAATTTATTGTTCTCAGTGTCCATGATGAGTCGGCAATTGCCAAAGAGATGATATCTTCAGGTGCTTCAGGTTTTGTGCTGAAGCGCTCAATAGCTTTTGACCTGATACCAGCAATCAAAAAAATCATGCAGGGACAAACCTATATTTCCCCTTCAGTGAAATCTCATTCCTAA
- a CDS encoding MASE3 domain-containing protein, which produces MIEEKSHFSILVGILLLFGLYLTSLKSYLLFHSLAEIFGIAVACGIFMIAWNSRRFLDNNYLLFIGIAYLFIAALDFIHLLAYKGMGVFASYNANLSTQLWIAARYLESLSLLIASFFIGRRLRVNVVLLGYTLVFILLIWSIFSEIFPVCFVEGVGLTLFKKINEYVISLILYGSIAMLFKKRHDFDKGILRLLITSIILTIVSELAFTFYVSVYGLSNFLGHYFKILSFYLIYKAIIETGLKRPYSLLFRNLKQREEELQEAKGDLEIKVKERTKELHENMERLVESEEKLHMLTRKLLTTQEEERRRLARELHDDLTQQLAVLAIDIGKLEVESGSTSDSIHDKLQKVKEKLIKLSADIHAISRQLHPSIIDDLGLVEAVESECNSFTKREGITVNYKSNGIPKNLPKDIAICIYRILQASLRNISKHAQADKVDVSLIGENNTISLTVRDYGIGFDPDNIKKGKGLGLSSMKERAHLIQGDLSIQSRLGEGTVIKVRVPLSGRSVL; this is translated from the coding sequence ATGATTGAAGAGAAAAGCCACTTTTCTATCCTAGTCGGTATACTTCTTCTGTTTGGACTCTACCTGACCAGCCTCAAGAGTTACCTCCTTTTTCACAGTCTCGCTGAGATATTCGGCATTGCTGTTGCCTGTGGCATTTTTATGATTGCCTGGAACTCCCGTCGCTTTCTCGATAACAACTATCTCCTTTTCATCGGCATTGCTTATCTGTTTATTGCTGCCCTAGACTTCATTCATCTCCTTGCCTACAAAGGCATGGGCGTATTTGCGAGTTATAACGCAAATTTGTCTACTCAACTTTGGATTGCTGCGAGGTATCTGGAAAGCCTCTCCCTTCTTATTGCTTCTTTTTTTATTGGCAGAAGGCTTAGAGTGAATGTTGTGCTCCTGGGCTATACATTGGTCTTTATCCTTCTCATTTGGTCCATTTTTTCGGAAATTTTTCCTGTCTGTTTTGTTGAAGGGGTGGGATTGACTCTTTTTAAAAAAATCAATGAGTATGTTATCTCTCTCATCCTATATGGCTCCATTGCTATGTTATTTAAAAAGCGTCATGATTTTGATAAAGGCATATTACGTTTACTGATTACATCCATCATCTTAACCATTGTTTCGGAACTCGCTTTTACCTTTTACGTTAGTGTCTATGGGCTTTCTAATTTTTTAGGCCACTACTTTAAAATTCTCTCCTTTTATCTCATATACAAAGCCATTATCGAGACAGGCCTCAAAAGGCCTTATTCCCTCCTTTTTAGAAACCTAAAACAAAGAGAGGAAGAGCTGCAGGAAGCCAAAGGTGATCTGGAGATCAAGGTCAAGGAACGTACAAAAGAACTTCATGAAAATATGGAGAGACTGGTCGAGAGCGAGGAAAAATTACATATGCTCACGCGGAAACTTCTTACCACTCAAGAAGAAGAGCGTCGCCGTTTAGCAAGAGAACTTCACGACGACCTGACTCAACAACTTGCAGTTTTGGCCATTGATATTGGAAAGCTTGAGGTGGAGAGCGGATCCACATCAGATTCAATTCATGATAAACTGCAAAAAGTTAAGGAAAAGTTAATAAAGCTATCAGCCGATATCCATGCAATTTCTCGCCAGCTCCACCCTTCGATTATAGATGATCTGGGGTTGGTCGAAGCAGTCGAATCGGAATGCAACAGTTTTACTAAACGAGAAGGGATTACAGTTAACTATAAGTCAAATGGTATCCCTAAAAATCTTCCCAAGGATATTGCTATATGTATCTATCGTATTCTCCAGGCCTCTCTGAGGAATATCTCCAAACATGCTCAAGCAGACAAAGTTGATGTTTCATTGATTGGCGAGAACAACACAATCTCTCTTACGGTTAGAGATTATGGTATTGGATTTGACCCCGACAATATAAAAAAAGGCAAAGGCTTGGGCCTTTCCAGCATGAAAGAGAGGGCTCATTTAATTCAGGGTGATTTATCAATACAATCTCGTTTGGGAGAGGGTACGGTGATAAAAGTCCGTGTACCATTATCAGGAAGGAGTGTATTATGA
- a CDS encoding response regulator transcription factor, whose translation MLLADDHKIVLEGLRSLLEPEYEIVGAVEDGRELLAKAKELRPDVIIADISMPKLNGIEAVSQIKKTDSQIKVIFLTMHPDVTYAKRAFEAGASGYVLKHSASTELITAIEEALKGRTYVTPMIAGELMQFYKKETYIKDDITKKLTPRQREVLQLLAEGHSAKEIASILNISTRTVEFHKYRMMEELNINTTAELVQYAIKQGIVTI comes from the coding sequence ATGTTGTTAGCTGATGATCACAAAATCGTCCTCGAAGGCTTACGGAGCTTGCTGGAACCCGAGTATGAAATCGTGGGAGCTGTGGAGGACGGTCGTGAGCTCTTGGCTAAAGCAAAAGAACTGCGTCCCGATGTAATCATTGCGGATATTTCAATGCCAAAGCTTAATGGTATTGAGGCTGTCAGTCAGATCAAAAAGACTGATTCACAAATTAAAGTTATTTTTCTGACAATGCATCCAGACGTGACCTATGCAAAGCGAGCATTTGAGGCTGGGGCATCAGGCTATGTTTTAAAGCATTCAGCGTCTACTGAACTTATCACAGCTATTGAGGAAGCGCTCAAGGGACGAACCTATGTGACACCGATGATTGCCGGGGAACTCATGCAGTTTTATAAAAAAGAGACTTACATAAAGGATGACATCACTAAAAAGCTGACACCCAGGCAGCGGGAGGTTTTGCAGCTTTTAGCTGAGGGTCATTCAGCTAAAGAAATTGCCTCAATTTTAAACATCTCTACGAGAACGGTGGAATTCCACAAGTACCGAATGATGGAAGAGCTCAACATCAATACAACTGCAGAGTTGGTGCAGTATGCCATCAAACAAGGTATTGTTACGATTTAA
- a CDS encoding GTP cyclohydrolase, FolE2/MptA family, with amino-acid sequence MSGEKKFLVNVGMKDLPFPIKVVSKAEPEGQATVANISIDARIMQEFEAHWIDKFIQIVHKHHDRIGTKTLRENILDYIEALKAKNVRIDFDYPFFIEKTTPVSKEKCLVKYQCTYSARTSAIEEVPKIIFKMNIPCITTYPASGIETEGGLFGQLSILTMEVESRDDIYPEDLVSLVDKHSLSPVYSFLTKEDQLSIIHKVHSEKKTSVVVIDHIKNELAHNRNIDWYAVRASNYGMLHSYSTFIGTEKSSWIPFSGYEE; translated from the coding sequence TTGTCAGGTGAAAAAAAATTTCTCGTTAATGTGGGAATGAAGGATCTGCCCTTTCCCATTAAGGTAGTATCCAAGGCTGAACCAGAGGGCCAAGCCACAGTTGCCAATATCTCTATTGATGCCCGCATCATGCAGGAATTCGAAGCGCACTGGATTGATAAGTTTATTCAGATTGTTCACAAACATCACGACCGCATAGGAACAAAGACCCTCAGAGAGAACATCCTCGATTACATAGAAGCGCTGAAAGCCAAGAATGTGAGAATAGATTTTGACTATCCCTTTTTCATCGAAAAAACGACTCCCGTATCCAAGGAAAAGTGCCTTGTGAAATATCAGTGTACCTATTCTGCAAGGACATCGGCTATAGAAGAGGTACCCAAAATCATATTTAAGATGAACATCCCCTGCATAACTACATATCCTGCTTCGGGCATAGAAACCGAGGGGGGATTATTCGGCCAGCTGAGCATTTTGACCATGGAGGTTGAGTCCAGGGATGATATCTATCCGGAAGACCTGGTCAGTTTGGTAGACAAGCATTCACTATCCCCTGTCTATTCCTTTTTAACCAAAGAAGACCAGCTTTCCATTATCCACAAGGTCCATTCAGAAAAGAAAACCAGCGTGGTGGTCATAGACCATATAAAAAACGAGCTTGCCCATAACCGTAATATTGACTGGTATGCGGTAAGGGCTTCCAATTATGGAATGCTCCATTCCTACAGCACATTTATAGGAACCGAAAAAAGCAGTTGGATTCCTTTCAGCGGGTATGAAGAATAG